The following are from one region of the Synechococcus sp. CBW1108 genome:
- a CDS encoding NAD(P)H-quinone oxidoreductase subunit L: MATRRFAVQLPGFLQSVSPDLLLVLVAYALIAGAYLVAVPLLLYAWMIKRWTVMGKLERFGVYGLVFLFFPGLILFAPFINLRMAGQGDVLS, translated from the coding sequence ATGGCAACACGAAGGTTTGCCGTGCAGCTGCCCGGGTTTCTTCAATCCGTTTCGCCTGATCTGCTGCTGGTGCTGGTGGCCTATGCCCTGATCGCAGGCGCCTACCTGGTGGCAGTGCCCCTGCTGCTCTACGCCTGGATGATCAAGCGTTGGACGGTGATGGGCAAGCTCGAGCGCTTCGGGGTCTACGGCTTGGTGTTCCTGTTTTTCCCTGGTCTGATCCTGTTTGCTCCCTTCATCAACCTGCGCATGGCAGGCCAGGGCGACGTGCTCTCGTGA
- a CDS encoding amino acid ABC transporter permease, whose protein sequence is MAPAPPVTLRPGPWQWLRRELFGSRLDGLISIALLGFLVAAALGLARWALFQAQWTVISANSTLFAVGRYPLEQQWRLWLLTTLLALATGLSWGLLRAWSRSGRSGSSPTLWPGNDRWAAAVLVLLALWSPLALQLTLAIQLRWWAITALLLLARWAAGRWGQALSPLVRRLIPLIWPLLYLVGMVLISGGLGLVQVAPSDWGGLLLTLLMATFAILLCFPLGVLLALGRLSTLPLPRWGSLLYIEFIRGAPLITLLFLGQNILGFLLPGGLAPDRVWRAAWVLTFFAAAYVAEAVRSGLAAVPAGQLEAARSLGLSMPFALIHVVLPQAMRVALPATVGQFITLLQDTTLLSLIGLLDLLGTARTVMANPAFLGRNAEVYLVLAVLFWCCCAALGLGSRALETRLNPNLAPSR, encoded by the coding sequence ATGGCCCCTGCACCTCCTGTGACGCTTCGCCCAGGGCCCTGGCAGTGGCTGCGCCGCGAACTATTCGGCAGTCGCCTCGATGGCCTCATCTCCATTGCCCTGCTCGGCTTCCTGGTGGCAGCGGCCCTGGGCCTGGCCAGGTGGGCCCTGTTCCAGGCCCAGTGGACGGTGATCAGCGCCAACAGCACCCTGTTTGCGGTGGGGCGCTACCCGCTGGAGCAGCAGTGGCGCCTCTGGTTGCTCACCACCCTGCTGGCCCTTGCCACCGGGCTCAGCTGGGGCCTGCTGCGGGCATGGTCCCGCTCCGGACGCTCCGGATCTTCCCCCACCCTGTGGCCCGGAAATGACCGCTGGGCCGCGGCGGTTCTGGTGCTGCTCGCCCTCTGGAGCCCCCTGGCACTCCAGTTAACCCTGGCTATCCAGCTGCGCTGGTGGGCCATCACCGCCCTGCTGCTGCTGGCCCGCTGGGCCGCCGGCCGCTGGGGCCAGGCCCTTTCCCCCCTGGTTCGGCGGCTGATTCCGTTGATCTGGCCCCTGCTCTACCTGGTGGGGATGGTGCTGATCAGCGGCGGCCTCGGGCTCGTGCAGGTGGCGCCCTCCGACTGGGGCGGGCTGCTGCTCACCCTGCTGATGGCCACCTTTGCGATCCTGCTCTGTTTCCCCCTGGGGGTGCTGCTGGCCCTGGGGCGGCTCAGCACCTTGCCCCTACCGCGCTGGGGCTCGCTGCTCTACATCGAGTTCATCCGCGGCGCGCCCCTGATCACCCTGCTGTTTCTGGGCCAGAACATCCTCGGCTTCCTGCTGCCCGGCGGTCTGGCCCCGGATCGGGTCTGGCGGGCAGCCTGGGTGCTCACCTTCTTTGCGGCCGCCTATGTGGCCGAAGCGGTGCGCTCCGGCTTGGCCGCCGTACCGGCGGGCCAGCTGGAGGCGGCCCGCTCCCTGGGGCTGTCAATGCCGTTTGCCCTGATCCACGTGGTGCTGCCCCAGGCCATGAGGGTGGCCCTGCCCGCCACCGTGGGCCAGTTCATAACCCTGCTTCAGGACACCACCTTGCTCTCCCTGATCGGCCTGCTGGACTTGTTGGGTACCGCCCGTACGGTGATGGCCAATCCGGCCTTCCTGGGCCGCAATGCGGAGGTCTATCTCGTGCTGGCGGTGCTGTTCTGGTGCTGCTGCGCCGCCCTGGGCCTGGGCAGCCGGGCCCTTGAAACCCGTCTCAATCCAAACCTCGCCCCTTCCCGATGA
- a CDS encoding TrkA family potassium uptake protein, whose amino-acid sequence MTSWWQWNTSEEASRGGFAVIGVGRFGSAVCSELAKAGAEVLAIDASQRAIDELRQIHPAIEARVVDCTDEEALRAAGVLDMNTVVVAMSEPIEVSVTATLIVKDGAGTQVKQVIARATSDLHMKMLQRVGADRVVFPSKMEGQRLGMELVRPNLLERLRLDDRNSIEEIRVPAAFIGQSLRDINLRKNYNVSVLAAGPDNHLTVNPPASHVLEAGELLVVMGASEALAALPGS is encoded by the coding sequence ATGACCAGTTGGTGGCAGTGGAACACCTCCGAAGAGGCATCTAGGGGCGGATTCGCAGTGATCGGCGTGGGGCGCTTTGGCTCGGCCGTGTGCAGCGAACTGGCCAAGGCCGGGGCGGAGGTGCTGGCCATCGATGCCAGCCAGCGGGCCATCGATGAACTGCGCCAGATCCACCCGGCCATTGAGGCCAGGGTGGTGGACTGCACAGACGAGGAAGCCCTGCGTGCCGCCGGCGTGCTCGACATGAACACCGTGGTGGTGGCCATGAGCGAACCGATCGAAGTCAGTGTCACGGCCACCCTGATCGTCAAGGACGGCGCCGGGACCCAGGTCAAGCAGGTGATTGCCCGCGCCACCAGTGATCTGCACATGAAGATGCTGCAGCGAGTGGGGGCCGATCGGGTGGTGTTCCCCTCAAAGATGGAGGGTCAGCGGTTGGGGATGGAACTTGTGCGACCCAATTTGCTGGAGCGGCTGAGGCTCGATGACCGCAACAGTATTGAGGAGATCAGGGTGCCGGCGGCCTTCATCGGTCAATCCTTACGCGACATCAACCTGCGCAAGAACTACAACGTCAGCGTGCTGGCCGCCGGCCCCGACAACCACCTCACCGTTAATCCCCCTGCCTCCCATGTGCTCGAGGCGGGCGAACTGCTGGTGGTGATGGGCGCCAGCGAGGCCCTGGCTGCCCTGCCCGGCAGCTGA
- a CDS encoding DedA family protein, whose translation MDTLLQQIPSLLLAAVEANPWIGYGAIALVMLLENLVPPIPSEVVMPLAGFLIQQGKLQLVPTLLAGLIGTVLGAWFWYGIGRLINEQRLEHWLQRHGRWMGLRPEDLARSRSWFNRHGVAVVFWGRIIPGVRTLVSLPAGIELMPQPLFLAWTTAGSLLWILLLTLAGKALGNGYAMVAARLQPFTELLMQLAGIGLLVGLCWFGFRHWSRHHRS comes from the coding sequence ATGGATACCTTATTACAGCAGATTCCTTCCCTGCTGCTTGCAGCGGTTGAAGCCAACCCGTGGATCGGTTATGGCGCCATCGCCCTCGTGATGCTGCTGGAAAACCTCGTGCCCCCGATTCCTTCAGAGGTGGTGATGCCTCTGGCCGGGTTCCTGATTCAGCAAGGCAAGCTCCAGCTCGTGCCAACGCTGTTGGCCGGTCTGATTGGCACCGTTTTGGGGGCCTGGTTCTGGTACGGGATCGGTCGGTTGATCAATGAGCAGCGTCTGGAGCACTGGCTCCAGCGCCATGGACGCTGGATGGGGCTTCGGCCTGAGGATCTGGCCCGCAGCCGCAGTTGGTTTAATCGCCATGGGGTAGCGGTGGTGTTCTGGGGCCGGATCATTCCGGGTGTACGCACGCTTGTCTCGCTGCCGGCTGGCATTGAGCTGATGCCCCAGCCACTGTTTCTGGCCTGGACAACCGCCGGCAGTTTGCTGTGGATCCTGCTGCTCACGCTGGCGGGCAAGGCATTGGGCAATGGATACGCCATGGTCGCGGCGCGGCTTCAGCCCTTCACGGAGTTGTTGATGCAATTGGCGGGGATTGGCTTGCTGGTAGGCCTTTGCTGGTTTGGCTTCCGGCACTGGAGCAGACACCATAGGTCCTGA
- a CDS encoding calcium/sodium antiporter, with protein MNFLPSALEILLGIVLLFGGGELFVAGSSALALLLGVPQIVIGLTVVSLGTSAPELFVSLISTFQDGDAIAVSNVVGSNIFNVMVVLGLSALVVPLRVKSRLVKRDVPLLLGVSMAVWGMASGGRLTWQAGLALLVGTAINLIWEMNTATKYPGEEGDFDEADRATPAVAAAKLAGGLVLLVVGSQVLVKGATAAAIGLGVTETVIGLTIVSAGTSMPELVTSLVAAYRGKADLAIGNVVGSNLLNQLVILGVCGVFSGEGLLVDPVVISRDLPVMVLTTLALLPILWTRGVVTRLEGGILVGLYGLYLAEQVLSETLTTAQDEFRFVVLVVVVPLVLVFLVWQMLRWRLQRPA; from the coding sequence ATGAATTTCCTGCCCAGTGCCCTGGAAATCCTTCTGGGCATCGTGCTCCTGTTTGGTGGCGGTGAACTTTTTGTGGCTGGGTCCTCGGCCCTGGCCCTTTTGCTGGGGGTTCCGCAGATCGTGATCGGCCTCACGGTGGTTTCCCTGGGCACCAGTGCGCCGGAGTTGTTCGTGAGCCTGATCTCCACTTTTCAAGATGGTGATGCCATCGCCGTGAGCAACGTGGTGGGCAGCAACATCTTCAATGTGATGGTGGTGCTTGGCCTCAGCGCCCTGGTGGTGCCGCTGCGGGTCAAAAGTCGTCTGGTAAAGAGGGACGTGCCCCTGCTGCTGGGCGTTTCGATGGCGGTGTGGGGCATGGCCTCCGGGGGGCGGCTCACCTGGCAGGCAGGCCTGGCCCTGCTGGTGGGCACCGCGATCAACCTGATCTGGGAGATGAACACCGCCACCAAGTATCCCGGTGAGGAAGGCGACTTTGATGAGGCCGACCGCGCCACCCCTGCCGTCGCCGCTGCGAAGCTTGCCGGCGGCCTGGTGCTGTTGGTGGTCGGATCCCAGGTGCTAGTCAAGGGCGCCACTGCGGCGGCCATCGGCCTGGGCGTCACCGAGACCGTGATCGGCCTGACAATCGTTTCAGCCGGCACCTCGATGCCGGAGCTGGTGACCTCGCTGGTGGCGGCCTACCGCGGCAAGGCCGATCTGGCCATCGGCAACGTGGTGGGCAGCAACCTGCTCAACCAGCTGGTGATCCTGGGGGTTTGCGGCGTCTTCTCCGGCGAGGGGTTGCTGGTGGATCCGGTGGTGATCAGCCGGGATCTGCCGGTGATGGTGCTCACCACCCTGGCCCTGCTGCCCATCCTCTGGACCCGGGGGGTGGTGACCCGACTGGAGGGGGGCATCCTGGTGGGCCTCTACGGGCTCTACTTAGCTGAGCAGGTGCTCTCCGAGACCTTGACCACGGCCCAGGATGAATTCCGGTTTGTGGTTCTGGTGGTTGTGGTGCCTTTGGTGCTGGTGTTTTTGGTTTGGCAGATGCTGCGCTGGCGGCTGCAGCGCCCCGCCTGA
- a CDS encoding amino acid ABC transporter substrate-binding protein: MPARFTFTIPLLAALALGGCAGDGSGIQSQKMAAIKGRGTLNCGVDGKLPGFSFVGSDGRYSGLDVDICKATAAAVLGDPAKVTYRDLSSTERFAALGSGEVDLLSRNTTMTLSRDAPGGNALAFAPTTFFDGQAVMVPASSGIKSLKDVAGKPICVETGTSTELNLADRMRELNATYTPLKFQSGDQTFAAYLQGRCVAVTSDRSQLAAKRTGFPNPAEHLLLPDMLSKEPLNPATINADPAWADAVRWVVYSLIQAEEMGITAANIDAKLAEAKANKNLAQLRRFLGVDGDLGKQLGLPADFVVKTVKAVGNYGEVFERNVGQGSPLKLERGVNQQWLKGGLMYSPPFL; encoded by the coding sequence ATGCCGGCCAGGTTCACTTTCACCATCCCCCTGCTCGCCGCCCTGGCCTTGGGGGGCTGCGCCGGCGATGGCAGCGGCATCCAGAGCCAGAAGATGGCGGCAATTAAGGGCCGGGGCACTCTCAACTGCGGCGTGGATGGCAAGCTGCCGGGCTTCAGTTTTGTGGGATCTGACGGTCGTTACAGCGGCTTGGACGTCGACATCTGCAAGGCCACGGCTGCTGCGGTGCTGGGTGATCCCGCCAAGGTGACCTACCGCGACCTCAGCTCCACCGAGCGCTTTGCGGCCCTGGGCAGCGGGGAAGTGGATCTGCTCTCCCGCAACACCACCATGACCCTCAGCCGCGATGCGCCTGGCGGCAACGCCCTTGCCTTTGCACCCACCACCTTCTTTGACGGCCAGGCCGTGATGGTGCCCGCCAGCAGCGGGATCAAATCCCTCAAAGACGTTGCCGGCAAGCCGATCTGTGTGGAGACAGGAACCTCCACAGAGCTCAACCTGGCCGACCGGATGCGGGAGCTCAATGCCACCTACACGCCGCTGAAGTTCCAGTCTGGGGATCAGACCTTTGCAGCCTATCTGCAGGGTCGTTGCGTGGCTGTCACCTCTGACCGCTCCCAGCTGGCCGCTAAGCGAACCGGCTTCCCCAACCCCGCAGAGCACCTCCTGCTCCCAGATATGTTGAGCAAGGAGCCCCTCAACCCCGCCACCATCAATGCCGATCCGGCCTGGGCCGATGCCGTCCGCTGGGTGGTCTACAGCCTTATCCAGGCCGAGGAAATGGGCATCACCGCCGCCAACATCGACGCCAAGCTGGCTGAGGCCAAAGCCAACAAGAACCTGGCCCAGCTACGCCGTTTCCTCGGCGTCGATGGCGACCTTGGCAAGCAGCTCGGCCTGCCCGCCGATTTCGTTGTCAAAACCGTGAAGGCCGTGGGGAACTACGGCGAGGTGTTTGAGCGCAATGTGGGTCAGGGCTCGCCCCTCAAGCTCGAGCGAGGTGTCAACCAGCAATGGCTCAAAGGTGGCCTGATGTACTCGCCGCCTTTCCTGTGA
- a CDS encoding Nif11-like leader peptide family natural product precursor, which yields MELDPNASELNILFTFLGRIQQDQALRDQLNEVITAPDVVAIAAAGGFCFKTSTLLDLFERCNEAPLARQGLMDEKLIRVYLQRERLLAA from the coding sequence ATGGAACTGGACCCTAATGCCAGCGAACTGAATATCCTGTTCACATTCCTGGGCCGGATTCAACAGGATCAAGCCCTCCGAGACCAGCTCAATGAGGTGATCACAGCCCCCGATGTGGTGGCGATTGCAGCTGCCGGGGGCTTCTGTTTCAAGACAAGCACCCTGCTGGACCTGTTTGAGCGCTGCAACGAAGCGCCCCTGGCCCGCCAAGGGCTGATGGATGAGAAATTGATTCGGGTCTATCTCCAGCGGGAGCGACTGCTGGCCGCTTAG
- a CDS encoding amino acid ABC transporter ATP-binding protein, whose product MTTPAAVMIEARRVEKWYPNGFHALRGVDLTVHQGEVVVIMGPSGSGKSTFLRTFNALEDFQQGSIEVDGIPLSDDLRQIDAVRREVGMVFQQFNLFPHLSVLENLTLAPVLVRKLPKQAVQRRALELLDRVGIAEQAHKYPGQLSGGQQQRVAIARSLCMEPRVMLFDEPTSALDPEMVQEVLEVMQGLAQDGMTMVVVTHEVRFARQVAHRVVLMDGGVVVEIAPPEQFFNNPQHERSKQFLRQIG is encoded by the coding sequence ATGACCACCCCTGCAGCCGTGATGATCGAGGCCCGCCGGGTCGAGAAGTGGTATCCCAATGGCTTCCATGCCCTGCGGGGGGTGGACCTCACCGTGCACCAGGGCGAGGTGGTGGTGATCATGGGACCCTCGGGTTCAGGCAAGAGCACCTTCCTGCGCACTTTCAATGCCCTGGAGGATTTCCAGCAGGGCTCGATCGAGGTGGATGGCATCCCCCTCAGTGATGACCTGCGCCAAATCGACGCCGTGCGCCGCGAGGTGGGGATGGTGTTCCAGCAGTTCAACCTCTTCCCCCACCTCAGCGTGCTCGAAAACCTCACCCTGGCGCCGGTGCTGGTGCGCAAGCTTCCCAAGCAGGCGGTGCAGCGCCGCGCCCTCGAGCTGCTCGATCGGGTGGGCATCGCCGAGCAGGCCCACAAATATCCAGGCCAGCTCTCCGGCGGCCAGCAGCAGCGGGTGGCGATCGCCCGCTCGCTCTGCATGGAGCCGCGGGTCATGCTCTTCGATGAGCCCACCAGCGCCCTCGACCCCGAGATGGTGCAGGAGGTGCTGGAGGTGATGCAGGGCCTGGCCCAGGACGGCATGACCATGGTGGTGGTGACCCACGAGGTGCGCTTTGCCCGTCAGGTGGCCCACCGGGTGGTGCTGATGGATGGGGGGGTGGTGGTGGAGATCGCTCCGCCGGAGCAGTTTTTCAACAACCCCCAGCACGAGCGCAGCAAGCAGTTCCTCAGGCAGATCGGCTAG
- a CDS encoding ABC transporter permease subunit (The N-terminal region of this protein, as described by TIGR01726, is a three transmembrane segment that identifies a subfamily of ABC transporter permease subunits, which specificities that include histidine, arginine, glutamine, glutamate, L-cystine (sic), the opines (in Agrobacterium) octopine and nopaline, etc.), protein MTSRSSAPPWWRNRRYLPWLVQGVVALAVGVVVAFLLTNLLLNLTARGLLLSWSWLGQPAGFDLAETILPFDASLPYWWAMLAGLVNTLRVVIAGLVGATVLGTLIGTASFSSNGLLRGLARVYVEVIRNIPLLLQLIFWYFVVFLALPNGTDAIQLPGLVLAKSGLFLGDPQLVNGVWQASLRFTVEFGALLTGLVVYTAAFIAEVVRGGIASVPKGQWEAASSLGFTPLLTLKRIVLPQALRVIVPGLNSQYISLAKNSSLAVACGFTDLYSVSETTLNQTGRAVEVMLILLGSYLVIDLVISALMNGLNGLVQLKER, encoded by the coding sequence ATGACCAGCCGATCTTCAGCCCCCCCCTGGTGGCGCAATCGCCGCTACCTGCCCTGGCTGGTCCAGGGGGTGGTGGCCCTGGCGGTGGGAGTGGTGGTGGCCTTCCTGCTCACCAACCTGCTGCTCAATCTCACCGCCCGGGGCCTGCTGCTCAGCTGGAGCTGGTTGGGCCAACCGGCGGGATTCGATCTGGCCGAAACAATCCTGCCCTTTGATGCCAGCCTTCCCTACTGGTGGGCCATGCTGGCGGGGCTTGTCAACACCCTGCGGGTTGTGATTGCAGGCTTGGTGGGGGCCACTGTGCTGGGCACCCTGATCGGCACCGCCTCCTTCAGCAGCAATGGGCTGCTGCGGGGCCTGGCCCGGGTGTATGTGGAGGTGATTCGCAATATCCCCCTGCTACTGCAGCTGATCTTCTGGTATTTCGTGGTATTCCTGGCCTTGCCTAATGGCACCGATGCGATCCAGCTGCCGGGGCTGGTGCTGGCCAAGTCTGGGCTGTTTCTGGGGGATCCCCAACTGGTGAATGGGGTTTGGCAGGCCTCCCTGCGCTTCACCGTCGAATTTGGGGCCCTGCTCACGGGGCTGGTGGTGTACACCGCCGCCTTCATCGCTGAGGTGGTGCGGGGCGGCATTGCTTCGGTGCCCAAGGGGCAGTGGGAGGCGGCCAGCTCCCTGGGGTTCACCCCCCTGCTTACCCTAAAACGCATCGTTTTGCCCCAGGCCCTGCGGGTGATCGTGCCCGGTCTCAACAGCCAGTACATCTCCCTGGCCAAGAACTCCTCGCTGGCCGTGGCCTGTGGCTTCACCGACCTCTATTCCGTCTCGGAAACCACCCTCAACCAGACCGGCCGGGCCGTGGAGGTGATGCTGATCCTGCTGGGCTCCTATCTGGTGATCGACCTGGTGATCTCAGCCCTGATGAACGGCCTCAACGGCCTCGTGCAACTCAAGGAGCGCTGA
- a CDS encoding TrkH family potassium uptake protein has translation MRLHIPEKVPIPSAPAPTQPALSPWNNLLRWRQQLTVPQFTVVTGALVIVIGTVVLASPLCSSDDVGLWQALFTVTSAITVTGLSIIDVSRDLTAFGQVTLAALIIMGGLGLMAITTFLQGFVQGHSGLRHRLDKGRALDEFGVGGIGPTFNSILITGFCVMGLGTVVLYVFGFADISNPLQRFWAALFHCISAYNNAGFGLWSDNLVGYRDNPVVNGVIAALIVVGGIGWRVINDLWSNRNRLQKLRRLSLHTRLVLRSTVLLIGFGAIGLLFTEHFATGGVMEKLQWWQSIQVTLFQSITARTAGFNTVPLSIQTFSDAGLLLLIVLMFIGASPGGTGGGIKTTTFATLMGATRSTLQGREKVVIHRRQIPDTVVLRAVGVTVASAIFVILMALLLGLGPTTSGEPTRTSFNFLEKLFTCMSAFGTVGLDLGVTAQLNRWGQLVLMVGMFVGRLGILLLLSAIYGSRPQPRVGYPREELYI, from the coding sequence ATGCGGCTGCACATCCCAGAGAAGGTTCCAATTCCGAGTGCTCCCGCGCCCACCCAGCCGGCCCTCTCCCCCTGGAACAACCTGCTGAGATGGCGGCAGCAACTCACCGTGCCCCAGTTCACGGTCGTCACCGGCGCCCTGGTGATCGTGATCGGCACCGTGGTGCTGGCCAGCCCGCTCTGCTCCAGCGATGACGTGGGGCTGTGGCAGGCCCTGTTCACCGTAACCTCCGCCATCACGGTGACCGGCTTATCGATCATTGACGTGAGCCGCGACCTCACCGCCTTCGGCCAGGTGACCCTGGCCGCCCTGATCATCATGGGCGGCCTGGGGCTGATGGCGATCACCACCTTTTTGCAGGGTTTCGTGCAGGGCCACTCGGGCCTGCGCCACCGGCTGGACAAGGGCCGCGCCCTGGACGAATTCGGCGTTGGCGGCATTGGCCCCACCTTCAACAGCATCCTGATTACGGGTTTTTGTGTGATGGGCCTCGGCACGGTGGTGCTGTATGTCTTTGGTTTCGCCGACATCAGCAATCCTCTGCAAAGGTTCTGGGCGGCCCTGTTCCACTGCATCAGCGCTTACAACAACGCCGGCTTCGGCCTCTGGAGCGACAACCTGGTGGGCTACCGCGACAATCCTGTGGTGAACGGCGTTATTGCCGCGCTGATCGTGGTGGGCGGGATTGGCTGGCGCGTAATCAACGACCTGTGGAGCAACCGAAATCGGCTGCAGAAGCTGCGCAGGCTCAGCCTCCACACCCGGCTGGTGCTGCGCAGCACCGTGTTGCTGATCGGCTTCGGCGCCATTGGACTGCTGTTCACCGAGCACTTCGCCACCGGTGGGGTGATGGAGAAACTCCAGTGGTGGCAGTCGATCCAGGTGACCCTGTTCCAGTCGATCACGGCCCGCACCGCCGGCTTCAACACCGTGCCGCTTTCGATCCAAACCTTCTCAGATGCCGGCCTGCTGCTCTTGATCGTGCTGATGTTTATCGGCGCCAGCCCGGGCGGCACCGGCGGCGGCATCAAGACCACCACCTTCGCCACCCTGATGGGGGCCACCCGCTCCACCCTGCAGGGGAGGGAAAAAGTGGTGATCCACCGGCGCCAGATTCCCGACACCGTGGTGCTGCGCGCCGTGGGGGTAACCGTGGCATCGGCGATCTTCGTGATCCTGATGGCCCTGCTGCTGGGGCTGGGCCCGACCACCTCAGGAGAACCGACCCGCACCAGCTTCAACTTCCTGGAAAAGCTGTTCACTTGCATGTCGGCCTTCGGCACCGTGGGCCTGGATCTGGGGGTGACAGCCCAGCTGAACCGCTGGGGCCAGCTGGTGCTGATGGTGGGCATGTTTGTCGGCAGACTGGGGATCCTGCTGCTGCTTTCAGCCATCTATGGCAGCCGGCCCCAACCGCGTGTGGGTTATCCCCGCGAAGAGCTCTACATCTGA
- a CDS encoding SLC13 family permease has translation MTDFLAALLQPGALTTLLVLAASIVLFVTGWLAPEITGLLAAALLMVGGVLKPSEAVEGFGSPALITLMGLFALSAGLFRSGGLDRLRALIGSDAVRSPKRMIAVMVAAVAPVSAFVPNTPIVASLLPVVEGWCQRRGVSPSKVLLPLSFATVLGGTMTLLGSSVNLLASEVSSKLGYGAFGLFDFTPIGIGVWLVGSLVMVLLADRFLPDRGRNDDDLLADLSSSGYLTEVKIPAGSELIGQSLHGSRLQRRFDVDVLELHRASERFLPPLADRTLMLGDRLLLRCSREDLLRLQQEHTVILAPMPEEQILPDQQNNQRLVEVLLPSGSTLAGDCLRDLRFRQRYNVTVLALRRGNAVLRERLGRAALREGDVLLLQGPKDAIRGLQANNDLVVLEQLEKDLPTVSRKWVALLIAALVLLLPSLEIIPLVAAVLLGTVAMVATGCLRPGDLQRAIRLDVILLLGSLGSFSEALEKTGLAAALAQGLLAGLHDWPVYAALLVVFLFTTLLTEVMSNAATVAMVIPIAGQLAQGLDQPPMAFIYAVLFGASQSFLSPVGYQTNLMVFGPGRYRFLDIARYGFPLTIAMTVTVPWLICRWFGL, from the coding sequence ATGACTGACTTTCTTGCCGCCCTGCTCCAACCCGGCGCCCTGACAACCCTGCTGGTGCTAGCCGCGTCAATCGTGCTGTTCGTGACCGGCTGGCTGGCTCCGGAGATCACTGGACTACTGGCGGCAGCCCTGCTCATGGTGGGCGGCGTGCTCAAGCCCAGCGAGGCGGTGGAGGGCTTCGGCAGCCCTGCCCTCATTACCCTGATGGGCCTTTTTGCGCTCTCCGCCGGCCTATTTCGCAGCGGCGGTCTGGATCGTCTGCGCGCCCTGATCGGCTCCGACGCGGTGCGCAGCCCGAAGCGCATGATCGCGGTGATGGTGGCGGCGGTCGCTCCAGTGTCGGCGTTTGTCCCCAATACCCCGATCGTGGCGAGCCTGTTGCCGGTGGTGGAGGGCTGGTGCCAGCGCCGCGGCGTCTCTCCGTCCAAGGTGCTGCTGCCGCTCTCGTTTGCCACTGTGCTGGGCGGCACGATGACCCTGCTGGGTAGTTCGGTGAACCTGCTGGCCAGTGAGGTGAGCAGCAAGCTGGGCTATGGCGCCTTCGGGTTGTTTGACTTCACCCCGATCGGAATAGGGGTATGGCTGGTGGGGAGCTTGGTGATGGTGCTGCTGGCTGATCGCTTCCTGCCGGATCGGGGCCGCAATGATGACGATCTGCTCGCCGATCTCTCCAGCAGCGGCTATCTCACCGAGGTGAAGATTCCGGCGGGCTCTGAACTGATCGGCCAGTCGTTGCATGGCAGCCGCCTCCAGCGGCGCTTCGATGTCGACGTGCTGGAGCTGCATCGTGCCAGCGAACGCTTTCTGCCGCCCCTGGCTGACCGCACTCTGATGCTGGGAGATCGACTGCTGCTGCGCTGCAGCCGTGAAGACCTGCTGCGCCTCCAGCAGGAACACACCGTGATTCTCGCTCCGATGCCGGAGGAGCAGATCCTTCCCGATCAGCAAAACAACCAACGCCTGGTGGAGGTTCTGCTGCCCTCCGGCTCCACCCTGGCCGGGGATTGCCTGCGGGATCTGCGCTTCCGCCAGCGCTACAACGTCACGGTGCTGGCCCTGCGACGCGGCAACGCAGTTCTGCGGGAGCGCCTGGGACGGGCAGCGCTGCGCGAGGGGGATGTGCTGCTGCTGCAGGGCCCGAAGGATGCCATCCGCGGCCTGCAGGCCAACAACGATCTGGTGGTGCTGGAGCAACTGGAAAAGGATCTACCCACGGTGAGCCGCAAGTGGGTTGCCCTGTTGATCGCCGCACTGGTGCTCCTACTGCCGAGCCTCGAGATCATTCCCCTGGTGGCGGCGGTGTTGCTAGGCACTGTGGCGATGGTCGCCACAGGATGCCTGCGCCCCGGAGACCTGCAGCGGGCCATCCGGCTCGACGTGATCCTGTTGCTCGGTTCCCTGGGGAGCTTCAGCGAGGCCCTCGAAAAAACAGGTCTGGCCGCCGCCCTGGCCCAGGGATTACTGGCAGGGCTGCACGACTGGCCGGTGTATGCGGCGCTGCTGGTGGTGTTCCTGTTCACCACCCTGCTCACCGAGGTGATGAGTAACGCCGCCACCGTGGCCATGGTGATTCCGATCGCCGGTCAGCTGGCCCAGGGGCTTGACCAGCCACCCATGGCATTCATATACGCCGTGCTATTCGGCGCCAGCCAGAGCTTTCTGAGCCCGGTTGGCTACCAGACCAACTTGATGGTGTTCGGCCCGGGCCGCTACCGCTTCCTCGACATCGCCCGCTACGGCTTCCCGCTCACCATCGCCATGACCGTAACGGTGCCCTGGCTGATCTGCCGCTGGTTCGGCCTCTGA